The following is a genomic window from Phaseolus vulgaris cultivar G19833 chromosome 6, P. vulgaris v2.0, whole genome shotgun sequence.
aaaaatctagaaccaaaatccaaaaaaaaaaatcaagtgccaactttttaattgaaaaataattgtttatttcaCCACCAATCACAGTCTTACTTGAAAATTgagtaaaattattataaacccTCATCCTCTTCCTCTAACATACTTACCCAATTACATTCATTCCTAAGATTTGATATATAGCATACTGATTTAACTAAAAACCTTATAGCTATATATTCACATTTTCAATGGTCATCCACCATTAAGTGAAAGTTACTTAGCCAATTAAGTAATATAGTTACATTTTAACCACTTGTTTTATGCTTCAATACAAGTAAATTAATATCAATCTCTTTCAACCTCATTAGTGATTTAATTAAGTATATGAGAATTGATTAATCAACCACATCTTATCTCCTAACCAAATGGTGTCTAACCAAGTAGTTTGATATTAATTAAATAGGAGACTGTAAAAAAATTTGTATGATAATTACACTACTCATAAACAGTGGAACATCAGATTACAATATTTTAGGATAAAGCATGTCTTGAGGTTCATCCTTTACTTCACTGTATTCCAAAAGCACACCTAGAAAGAATCATCAAAACTTTCTGTTTGCTCTTTCTTGCTAATATACTCCTTTTCTTGCTAATATTTTCTCTCTAAATCTACTACAGCTATAAATTTTGTGTCATCGTTTGCCCTTATGTTCATTCAGCATTATTGGTACCACTATTGCTCCCTCTCCTGCTTGCTGTTGTGTTCTTCAATATCTACAAAGAGCAATTACATGATTCAGCAAAGACAAAGCCAAACAAAACTGAGacagtatgaactttgttttccCAACACAGATTCCTTCCGACCAAAGACTACTCATCTCACTTGGGATGTTGTGATTGTCATTGAAGACGAGTTTTTACACACATTAGGGATAAAATATGCAAACTTGGTAGTTTGTTCTACTAAAAAAGTATCAAAAATGGTCTGCTATGGGCACATAGGAGAAGTAACAAGCTTATGCATTAAACTCGGTATAAGCAATAAAAGAGGAATAAAAGGAACTAAGTTGCTTCCAGTTCATCCAACTCAAGGTTTTCTTAACCATTTTCATGTCATATGAAGTCCTAGCCAAAGGATATGTTTGGATGAGCTTCTGCATAGAGAATTCTGGAAAAGAAAACTtagaagaaaaacatgaaattaaCTTTTACATAAGCATAAATTAGCACATGCATAGACTAATTTAAACCTATGGAAAAGTCAATTTCATTTTTCCttcttattttttctctctcataaaTTTTTATGAAGAAACTCGCTCAATAAAATTGAAAGACTAAACTGATATTGATGGTAATAAACCATGCATAAGCTAACATGAATATCCCCTTTGTTCCTTtgtaaaacaaattttagagTACACAAGTCAAAAATAGATAGAGCAAATAATGATTCAATTATGAAAAGTTTTGGTGAATCAATTTTATCAAAAAGTAAGTTCTCATAGCCCATTCAAAGAAGAATAACATCATTTTGGGTGATGAAGACAATGATGATAGTTAGTTAGAGACATGTATATATAGTTATAATGATGATGCCATGATAACAAAATAAGCAAAATTAGCATACTTGTCTAAGCATTTGGTTCTCATTCTGCAAAGTAGAAAGTCTTTCCTTGAGCTCTGAATTCTTCTTCTCCAAGTCTTTGACTCTTGTTTCCAAATCAATCAAGTATGCCTTCTTCCTCTCCCTTGCTTGTTGAGCCGAAACTCTGTTCCTCAATAGCCTATTTTCATTCAAATCCCCTCAGTAAGTCACAAATGAAAAGGTTTCAGTAGAGGCTAGACAGGACCAAGATTCTATGTATACCTCTTTAGCCGCTTGCTTTCTTTATCAGCTGGGCTTCTCCCTCTCTTCTTCTGACCCTCTCCTGTACCCTGAACACGTTCTGCACCAGCATTTGATCTGGCATCCGGCCGAGAGGCCACAGTTCCAGCACTTTCACCTCCGATCTCCGGCACTCTCCTTATCTCTTCGTCACTTTCAGGACCTGGATTGTGTCAAACTTACAAGTTCAAACCCACAATAACCATTTTTGTCTGTTAACATGAAACCAAGACAATAAGGGTATGTTGATTCAAGGAAAATATAACACCAGTCCTCTTATgaacattaattattttcttaaattcatGTTTGCTCTTTATTTTTAGAGAAAGAAAACCCCACAAAAGGAAACCTCTTATATATTGTAGAAcatttataacaaaaataaaaatactaaaaatcaTATTATAACAATTCATAAGTTCAGATGCTACATATTAAAAAAGGAtgtttgtaatttaattttaaattgttttaaacaCATATAGTAGAGGtattatgcaaaaaaaaaaaaatcatagctTTTACAAAGAGATTTTCTTCTTGTACAAATTTAAGGGAATTAAAGAATTTTGAGTTCTTTATAAGGTCTAAGACTCAGATAAGAACAGtcataaaaagatatttttcattcatAAGTTGAGATAACCATAAAATGTGATATGCTGCCAGCACTTCTAGTTAACTCCATACCCGGTTGCTTTGCAGCAGCCATAAGACCTGATGTAGTTTGCATAGATTGGGCATCAGAAGTAGCACATGGAATATCACCAGACATCTAACCATAAAAGCACAATTACTTTATATTAGTATTAGTATATAGTATATCATTATTACATAATGATGTACCAACTATGATGTCAATGAAGTCTATAAGtaaaatacatatattatttCATGAAATATAACATACATAACACTTATTACAGTAAATAATTACAAAGCTCAAACAAAATTATACTTGTCAATATCTTGTCAAGCTACACAAGTGATAAATACATAATTACAtactagaaataaaaattacactCTAATGTATAAGTAAGCATATCACAGTGAAAAACATAATAGTAAATCTTCAAAGTTTTCATAATTTTCAAACTTTACTCTTGCTTGTCCAACTTTGAGTAATTGAGTGCATAACTTCAACCGATAGTGCGTCTACAAGTTCACACATTTTTGCTGCCACACTTGTGATTTAACCCCAGTTGAGAAAAATGTCAGAATCAGCTAAAAACATTACCGGTTGCCCGTTTGCTAGATGGGGATTTGGTATTTGAGAATCATGTCCAGAAGATGAAGAGAAGTCAGCATCTTCTTCCCATTGCATCCCTGCCTTGGAATTGTTTCCTTGGCCATAGTTGATCTCATTATCTAGATCATCAgcatcttcatcatcatcatcatcaccctCCACTCCAGCACCCTCTGATATCCATATTCATCTTGTTCATTGTAAATTCTGATGTGGGAAAGACCAAAAACAAAAAGCATTTATGCACAGGCTAACCTTGGTGACTTGTGAATCTAGTCTTGCACTGGGGACAAGATTGGCTCACATTTTTCAGCTCATACTCGTAACAAGAATGACAAAGTGGGAGGCCACACTCATGACAAGCAACAAACACATCCCCAGTAGCCGTTAATCCAATGGTATCACCACATATTTGACAAATCTGACCATTTAAATTCTTTACGGGTTTAGACTGCAGAGTGTAGAAATTATACAAGTCAGAATTAGAATTACATGGCCAAAACTTAATTCTATGCGGATCAATCTCTTGCAAAATCACATGCAAAAGCAACATGCCCCATCAATAAAAGTTTAGGACACAAACAAGTAAGATTCCATCATGACAAGATTTTTGAATAAATTAGCCAGGAAATCTTTTATATGGATCAGGATCAGACAATCAATTACAGTTAACAACCATTATTCATTTCAATCAAAATTCTTTCAAGTGCCAATGGCCTCATCATCCAAAGACTAAGCAGTACTATTTCAAAGAAAAACTTCTCAATTATCACCTACCACATGTAGATTCAAAACCAGACACTACATGCAAattacaaattcaaattcaaaacaaaGCATCCAATTCAACTCCTAAACACCCCATCAAGACAAACACCATCAATGGGGAATCACACCAGCTATCAAAAACATCAAGATCCACCCATCCTACCAACAAATCCACCCCACCAAACAATGTTTAGCTAAACGaccaaaaaaaaatgcaaaaaaacaaTCCAACCCAAACCTTCATGCAAGGACAAGAAGAAAAACAAGCGGCTCTCAAGAAAGAACAAAACTTGCATGGCCCATTTGCATTTCAAAAATCAAACTATGAAGTCAATCGCACACAGTGAAATAACAAAACTCCCAAacccaaaaagaaaaacagGAAACATGGTCTTCCGGAAAAGTCCAATGAAGCAAAAGTGTCGGAACAGAGCCAGAGGAACGAACCCCACTATCAGAACCGTGTCTAACTGTAACAAGTTCATTCCTTTCATGCGACCCAGTTACCATTCCACCACTTCGTTCCATCTCCTTCTTGAAAACCTTCACCAACccaactctctctctctcttactTCAGTTGTTGTTCCCGCTGCCATGTTCTGTGGTTCTAAACGCGATTATGGCCGTTGGATCATTTAAGATCTGACTATGTAGAAAGGGTGATCGTGGAGCAACGTGAACCATGTCGAATTCACGTAATCAAAGGCTGGTGTGAGAGATCGTGGAAGGTTTGAGACCGTTGGATTTAAATGCATCGGAGGAATGATAATTGGGATGAGAAAATTGAATGGGGACCACGTGGCATGTGGGGAGTGTTATTATTCTCCTTTTTGGAAGAAAAAACCTAATAAATAATTGGATTCCTTCATTGTACTTTTGGAGAAGTTCTAGTTTCTCACTCACATGCAATGTAACATTAGCACACAAAATGgtagttaaatttttaatattttaattatttagaatttaagtttaatttttttttaatatactgCAACTATGGAATTTTAGTTCATTGTTTATTAATTCAGTTTATGTGTAGTGTAAACatgtaattttaattatgatatttgGGTCACTTAAGTATTATAATTGTGTCATTTTAGTTCCAAACATAGTAATTGTGTGTTATGATATTTccaattatgattttttttaaaattcaattcataaaattgaaatattggAACTAGAAATATGACATTCCAAATTCTTGAAGGATTCATGTGACAATTGgaacttaaaataataaaatcatatcTATATTTATACCTATCCTAGAAGCCACTTGATAGAGAGTGaaattgtgaaatttttttaggatttttttttcattcaaaacAATCTCTTTCCTTTTAACTAGTAAAAAcactttctaataaaaaaatcattaaatcaattattaaataaaaaataattttattattaattactatgttaattaaattaaatattattttaaaaattaaaaaaaaatattaatatctaaaataatttatgttattgataaataatttttaaattaatatttaattaactacaaaaaaatttaaatattaattatttaaattttaaaataactaaaactttataatgaattagatactaatttaaaaattatttactaataatagaaattaatttaaatattaatattttttaatttttaaagttatataataataaattgtttttttatttaagattaatgtatatttaataatatttttagggtGAATTATTTTTTCCTTCCTGAATCTGCTTAGATCAATCTTAGATTCCCTCAATAATTAAACGGCACttgttttaattgtttaataTTATGAGTTCCCTTTTTTAATccaggtttttttttttatattctctgCCTAGTTAACATTTGCACATTTTCTTACACTTTTTcccttttgttatttttctttttccttacaaaattaatattatgttcACACTTCTCATAAATGtgcaattatataaaaaaaattcatacatCATCCTTATATTATATTATGCTATCTAAAGCAAATGAATTATGTATAAACTGTTTCACTACTTTGTATAAGTTTCTCCCCTCAATAATTGGAAACAGTATTTATATAAATGGGTTAaagatataatattaatattggtGAGAAAATTTGGAGACTAAAATGTAAAAGTTATTTGTTTACGTAGAATTTAAAAAACTGtgttaaatatttatttcttatagTATTTGAAGAtcacttataaaaaaatatttaatgacaATCTCTAATTTATGTGTTCAGGGAATAAgttttttcaagaaaacaaaaatgcaATGTTTTACATCACTAAAATTCACCCATGCATTCAAATCTACAATGATACAATTCTCATGCCTTAAAACAAACCATTACCTCAACCACACTTACTATTTCTTTAATTTCCTAGATGTAAACATGTGTATTTCCACTTCCATATACATAACTTACATTATCATACATTTCACATATTAACAATCAAACCATTCTATACATGTAATTATAAACTCATCTTACTTATATTGAAGAGTCCTTAAGTTTTTCTTAGTACTTTCTGTAACATATTTTTTTCCAATATAGTCTATAACATTGAATTAGTAATtcttacatatatatatatatatatatatatatatttctactTCTATATAACTTATACTATGATACATTTGACacaatataacaattaaatcATTGTATAAATGTAATTATTAACTCATCTTAACTGTATTGAAGTGTGCttaaatttttcttaataatttttgtaacaCATTTTTTCAATACGGTctgttaaattaattttattttaagaggTAATGTTCTATATTATTCATTGTCCTATAATTATTTCTCCACACTTTGTCTTACAAGACCAtgatataagaaaaaatattcttttatatatatttatattattggcGAAAACATATTGATATGGTAGATAAAAAGTGATCATTATTAGTCGTGGTCAAAGCATCTATGACCATATTTTAGCTAGTGtctaaaaataaatgtttaaaatgaatttgaaaAGTTTGATAATTTCATCtacattaaacaaaaataagaaagtgaaaacaaatatcatataaaataatttaatattaaacgAAAGACAATATATATGcatatcattttataattttatcaatatattaaattttattttatatttatatatttcaattaGGTTTGTAGTGACTAGTATGGGTAAACGAGTATTGCCATAGTTAACAAAATAActaaagattattttattttgaataatatttaCTCATTTGAATCATTGTTAACTCTTTGGCAAGTGTACCAAATCATACAAGTAGTAAAATAGAACACTAATacaaaactattaaataaaaactaattttaaagataaaaaataattaattactacattaactaaattatatattattttataaactaaaaaaattattagtatctaaagtagtttatattattcatagatggtttctaaattagtatctaattaactacaaaAATTTTAGTTGATAGCTAAAACCTTAaaagttaattagatatcaatttaaaaattatttatcaataatagaaactaatttagataccaataatttttgtagcctctacaaaaatatataatttaattaatatagtaactaattatttttttctctaaaagtgatttctatttaatgattttttttagtgaaaattCTAAGTATAGTTTTCC
Proteins encoded in this region:
- the LOC137831095 gene encoding transcription factor HY5 isoform X2, which gives rise to MKSKPVKNLNGQICQICGDTIGLTATGDVFVACHECGLPLCHSCYEYELKNVSQSCPQCKTRFTSHQEGAGVEGDDDDDEDADDLDNEINYGQGNNSKAGMQWEEDADFSSSSGHDSQIPNPHLANGQPMSGDIPCATSDAQSMQTTSGLMAAAKQPGPESDEEIRRVPEIGGESAGTVASRPDARSNAGAERVQGTGEGQKKRGRSPADKESKRLKRLLRNRVSAQQARERKKAYLIDLETRVKDLEKKNSELKERLSTLQNENQMLRQILKNTTASRRGSNSGTNNAE
- the LOC137831095 gene encoding cellulose synthase A catalytic subunit 1 [UDP-forming] isoform X1 → MERSGGMVTGSHERNELVTVRHGSDSGSKPVKNLNGQICQICGDTIGLTATGDVFVACHECGLPLCHSCYEYELKNVSQSCPQCKTRFTSHQEGAGVEGDDDDDEDADDLDNEINYGQGNNSKAGMQWEEDADFSSSSGHDSQIPNPHLANGQPMSGDIPCATSDAQSMQTTSGLMAAAKQPGPESDEEIRRVPEIGGESAGTVASRPDARSNAGAERVQGTGEGQKKRGRSPADKESKRLKRLLRNRVSAQQARERKKAYLIDLETRVKDLEKKNSELKERLSTLQNENQMLRQILKNTTASRRGSNSGTNNAE